In the genome of Maridesulfovibrio zosterae DSM 11974, the window GAATAAAGGATGGGTCCCTACTACCGGGCCATCATAAACACGTAGCATCTGCTGCAAAGGACGTCCTTTTACAGAACCTACATCAGATAAAATTGCGCCTTCTTTCATATGCGGAATAACTAATGGCAAAACTTCATCCATTACTGTTACTGGAATGCACAAAAGGACAAAATCGGTATGCGGTAACTGGCGTGCCATTTCAGCCTCATCAAGAGGCTGGTCAAAACGGTGTACCAGCAGCCCGGCACGTTCAGCTTTGAGCGCGAGAAACCCACCCATCTGTCCGCGTGAACCGATGACGGCTATGCTGTGTATTTTATTAAACCCGCACTCCATCTTAACAACCGTTTCCTTTAGTTACTTTTGCCCACTCATCCCAGAAACCTGGAAAAGACTTTGCTACACATCCGGGCTCTTCTGGAATTGCTTCAATACCCGCCATTGAAAAAATAGCTGTGCTCATAGCAAGACGGTGATCATCGTAAGTACTGAATACAATCCGCTCGCCCTTTCTAAGAGGTGCAGGAATTATAGTGATAAAATCTTCACCTATTTCAGCTTTACCACCTGCTCTCATGACTTCTGCAGCACTTGCTTCAAGTCTATCACACTCTTTGATACGAAGATGTGCCACGTTAGTAATAGTGGTAGGACTATCTGCAAAAGCTGCAGCAACAGCTACTGTCGGGACCAGATCAGGACAAAGCCCCATGTCGACTTCTACTCCGTGCAGCTTTGAGGGATATACCGTTACACTGTGGTCATCACTTTCAATCTTTGCACCCATGGATTGCAGGATGCTCATAATTGCACGATCACCCTGAAGTGACTTAGTGGACATACCTTCAATTTTAACAGGTTTATTGCCTACCGCTCCTGCTGCAAGAAAATATGAGGCGTTAGACCAGTCACCTTCAACGTAATATTCATCACGTACAAATTTGGAAGGTTTGACTACAAAACGAATTTCACCGGGAACAACCTTTTCGACCTTTCTCCAGTCTACTTTTCTCCACCCTCCGTCATGTTTAACCTGGACCTCAAAAGAAATTCTGAAATCTTCCATAACATTGAGAGTCAGGGCAACGTAAGGCCATGAAACTGCTTTTTTACCTGTTACATTTATGGTTGTTACCTCTTTAGCTAATGGAGCAGCTAAAAGCAAGCCGGAAAGATACTGACTGGATTCTTCAAGGGAAATATTCATTTCCTTGCCACTAAACTCATGAGCCTCCAGAGTAACAGGAGGATAGCCTTTCTTATCAGAAAAAGTAACTTTCACTCCCTGCGATTCGAGAGCACAGGTCAATGCACCGATAGGCCGATCATGCATACGGGGAGTTCCCTGCACCCGGAAAAGGCCTTTTCCAGCGCCGGCAATAGCCGTGATTAAACGGCAGGTGGTACCGGAATCACGCATCTCAAGAACGGCAGGTTCTTTATCCCCGCCCTTAGGTCCGCTATTCATACCTGTGACAGAAGTTGCTCCGGCATCAACGTTGAACTCAGCCCCCATTGTACTAAGGCAATCCATTGTCCGATTGATATCATTACTGTCCAGAGGATCAAGAACAACTGTCGTCCCTTCTGAAAGAGCGCCCGCAATAAGAGCTCTGTGAGACAGAGATTTGGATGAAGGAGCCTTAACAATTATACAATTATCAGAAGTCATTATATTCTATCCTGACTATTTTCAGTCGGTAAAAAACTTTATTTAAGGAAAATACTGAGATGATCAACACATCTATATATAATTAGAACGTACTGCCGTTCTGTGATCCTCCGGGATAACTACCGAGAATCTTGAATGTTAGGCAGCGAGATTTAAGGTCTTCAATGAGACTTTCATATTCTTCAGCCCTGAGATCACCTTGTAAATCTACAAAAAACATGTATTTCCATTTTTCACCTAGAAAGGGACGAGATTCCAGCTTGGTCATATTAATATCTTTGCCGTACAACTCATTCAAAACTGAAACAAGAGCACCGGGTCTATCCGGAGTGGTGAAAAGTATGGTTGTCTTATCTCTTTTCCCTTCTTTACCTGGCTTTGGTCCTATAATAAGAAAACGAGTCCAGTTATCAGAAAGATCCTCTATAGCCTCAGCTACGACGTGCAAACCAAAAATATTTGCAAGTTTAACGTGTCCCAGTGCGGCTATGGGTTCATCACTGTCAGCAACCATCTGGGCTGCCTGAGCAGTAGAGTCCACAGGCACAAGAGGTACACCTGGCAGGTTGGCGCGAAGCCATCCGGTACATTGCTCTAGAGCCTTGGAATGTGAATAGACAGTTTTAATCTCATCAAGTCCAACACCCTTACTGATGAGCCCGTGACTGATACGATGGTATAGCTCGGCCTGAATATAAACCGGATATCGCATGAAAAGATCAACATTCTGTCCAACCGTACCCTTGAGCGAATTTTCAAGAGGAATGATACCTAAATCGGCTTCCCCCTTGGATACAGCCACAAAAATATCTTCAAAATTATTTTTGGGGATCATGTCGGCCT includes:
- the aroA gene encoding 3-phosphoshikimate 1-carboxyvinyltransferase, with translation MTSDNCIIVKAPSSKSLSHRALIAGALSEGTTVVLDPLDSNDINRTMDCLSTMGAEFNVDAGATSVTGMNSGPKGGDKEPAVLEMRDSGTTCRLITAIAGAGKGLFRVQGTPRMHDRPIGALTCALESQGVKVTFSDKKGYPPVTLEAHEFSGKEMNISLEESSQYLSGLLLAAPLAKEVTTINVTGKKAVSWPYVALTLNVMEDFRISFEVQVKHDGGWRKVDWRKVEKVVPGEIRFVVKPSKFVRDEYYVEGDWSNASYFLAAGAVGNKPVKIEGMSTKSLQGDRAIMSILQSMGAKIESDDHSVTVYPSKLHGVEVDMGLCPDLVPTVAVAAAFADSPTTITNVAHLRIKECDRLEASAAEVMRAGGKAEIGEDFITIIPAPLRKGERIVFSTYDDHRLAMSTAIFSMAGIEAIPEEPGCVAKSFPGFWDEWAKVTKGNGC
- the pheA gene encoding prephenate dehydratase, which encodes MSESSKNNLGSLREEIDSLDSEILELLNKRAAASLSVGAIKAGSSDQIFKPFREQEVLQGLTGRNPGPLPSEHLEAIYREIISSSRRLQRPERVVYLGPEGTFSYFAGLQHMGRQADMIPKNNFEDIFVAVSKGEADLGIIPLENSLKGTVGQNVDLFMRYPVYIQAELYHRISHGLISKGVGLDEIKTVYSHSKALEQCTGWLRANLPGVPLVPVDSTAQAAQMVADSDEPIAALGHVKLANIFGLHVVAEAIEDLSDNWTRFLIIGPKPGKEGKRDKTTILFTTPDRPGALVSVLNELYGKDINMTKLESRPFLGEKWKYMFFVDLQGDLRAEEYESLIEDLKSRCLTFKILGSYPGGSQNGSTF